CCTTGGCCCGAAGCGGGCCATCACCAGCGCCGTCTTCCACAGGTCCGAGGCCGCCGCCCGCGGCCCGATCGACTGCTTGATGTAGGCCTCGACCACGGGTTTCGCGACGTTCCAGATGTTCATGCGCGGGTCGAGCGACCGCGCCACACCCTCGACCACGACCATCGTCCGCTGAAGCAGGATGAGTTCGGTCCGGGTCTCCATCCCGAAGCGTTCGGTCACTTCGAACAGGTAGGACAGCAGTTTCGCCATGGAGATCCGCGTCGCATCCATGCCGAAGATCGGTTCTCCGACGGCACGCAGCGCGCGCGCGAATTCATCCACGTCGCGGTCGGCGGGGACATAACCCGCCTCGAAATGGACCTCTGCCACGCGCTGGTAGTCGCGCCGGATGAAGCCGAAGAGGATCTCGGCGTAGACCCGGCGCGTGTATTCGTCGATATGCCCCATGATCCCGAAATCGAAAGCGACGATATCGCCGTTCGGGGCCACCTTCAGATTGCCCTGATGCATGTCGGCGTGAAAGAAACCGTCGCGCAGCGCGTGGTTCAGGAACAGTTGCAGCACCCGTTCCGACAGGGCCGCGCGGTCGTGCCCGGCGGCATCCAGTGCCGCATTGTCGCCCAGTGGCACACCCTCGACCCAGCTCATCGTCATGACCCGGCGGCCAGAGTAGGGCCAGCGCACCACCGGCAGGTCAAAGCCCGCGTCATCGGTGGTGTTCGCGGCGAACTGGCTGGCAGAGGCTGCCTCCAGCCGCAGGTCCAGCTCGCCCAGCACCACACCCTCGAAATGCGCGATCACGTCGCGGGGGCGCAGGCGGCGCGAGGCCGGTGAAAGCGCCTCGATCACGTTGGCGGCGAAATAGAAGGCGTCGATGTCGCGCCGAAAGGCCCGTTCGATGCCGGGGCGCAGGACCTTCACGGCCACGTCGTGGCCGGTGTCCGCCAGGCGCGCGCGGTGCACCTGCGCGATCGAGGCGGCGGCTACGGGGGGGCTGAACTCGGAAAACACCTCGGACACGGGCTGGCCGATTTCCTCGGCGACCTGCCGCTTGGCCTCTTCGATGGAAAAGGGTGGCAGCTTGTCCTGCAACACCCGCAATTCAAGGGCGAGGTCGTCGCCCACCACGTCGGGGCGCGTCGACAGGATCTGGCCGAACTTGATGTAGGCCGGGCCAAGCGCCTGAATGGCGCGGACGGCGGGCGGCAGGGCCGGATCGCCCTTTTCCCCCAGCCATTTGAAGGGCCAGCCCAGCACACGCGCGGCCACCCGCAGGGGCGCAGGTGCTTCCATGGCGTCCAGCACGACACCCATGGCGCCGGTGCGCTCCAGCGTGGCGCCGGTGCGGATCAGCCGCAGGATATTGTGGGGACCGCGCACCTAGAGCTTCCAGCCGGAATGCAGGCAGGCCACGCCCATGGTCAGGTTCCGGTACCTGGCGTTCTCGAACCCGGCACCGCGCACCATGCCGAGAAAGGTCTCTTGGTCGGGGAAGCGGCGGATCGATTC
This region of Ponticoccus alexandrii genomic DNA includes:
- the ubiB gene encoding 2-polyprenylphenol 6-hydroxylase, whose product is MRGPHNILRLIRTGATLERTGAMGVVLDAMEAPAPLRVAARVLGWPFKWLGEKGDPALPPAVRAIQALGPAYIKFGQILSTRPDVVGDDLALELRVLQDKLPPFSIEEAKRQVAEEIGQPVSEVFSEFSPPVAAASIAQVHRARLADTGHDVAVKVLRPGIERAFRRDIDAFYFAANVIEALSPASRRLRPRDVIAHFEGVVLGELDLRLEAASASQFAANTTDDAGFDLPVVRWPYSGRRVMTMSWVEGVPLGDNAALDAAGHDRAALSERVLQLFLNHALRDGFFHADMHQGNLKVAPNGDIVAFDFGIMGHIDEYTRRVYAEILFGFIRRDYQRVAEVHFEAGYVPADRDVDEFARALRAVGEPIFGMDATRISMAKLLSYLFEVTERFGMETRTELILLQRTMVVVEGVARSLDPRMNIWNVAKPVVEAYIKQSIGPRAAASDLWKTALVMARFGPRLPGLVEAALIRQAQPEPERAPSPWLARLLWAVVGLCAGLGLGALWMLA